GACCTCACCGACCCGACCCACCTGGAGTTCGAGTACGTCCGTCGGCTGGCCGCCGCGATCGACCTGGTCGCACCGGCCGGCGCGCCGCTGCGGGTGCTGCACCTGGGCGGCGGCGCGCTCACCCTGCCCCGCTACGTGTCGGCCACCCGGCCCGGCTCCACCCAGCGGGTGTCCGAGCTGGACGGCGCCCTGGTGGAGCTGGTCCGGCGGGCGCTTCCGTGGCGTACCGACCCGCGGCTGCGGGTGCGGGTGGCCGACGCCCGGGCCACCCTCGCCGCCAGCCGGGAGGCGAGCTACGACGTGGTGGTCGCGGACGTCTTCGCCGGTGCCCGCACCCCGGCCCACCTGACCTCCGCGGAGTACGTGGCCGAGGTGGCCCGGGTGCTGCACCCCGGCGGGTGGTATCTGGCGAACGTCGCGGACGGCCCGCCGCTGCGGCACGTCCGGGCCCAGGTCGCCACGGTCCGCTCGGTGCTGCCCCGGGCCTGCCTGATCGGGGACGCGGCGGTGCTGCGCGGCCGCCGATACGGCAACCTGGTGCTGGTGGCGGGGCGGGTGGAGCCGCCGGTCCCGGAGCTGACCCGGCGGGCGGCCGGTGACTGGTTCCCCGGCCGGGTGCTGGCCGGCGAGGAGCTGGACCGGTTCGCCTCGGGCGCTCCGGTGGTCCGGGACGCCGACGCCACCGACTCGACGCCACCCCCGCCGGGAATTTTTTCCGTGCGGCGTTGATCCGCCGGGCCGGTCGGCCCGTATCCAGGGGCGGCCATGCCCGTGGGGGGTCGGCTGATGTCATTGGACACCCGGAGGTCTGCATGCATGCGGTGGCGGCCGGCTGGCACGGCGACATGGTGAGGCCCGAGTGGATGTCCCGGGCCCAGCCGCAGCCCCGTGCGTCGAGGTCGGGACGGGGGGTCGACGTGCGCCCCGTCGATCGCCAGAATGACCCGGTGACGCCGCGACCGGCGCCCGGGCGGCACCAGGCGGTGTCCACTGAGGGCACTCACTCCGACCAGCTGATCCGGCTGCTCTACGCCGAGCACGCCGGCCCGCTGCTGATGTTCGTGATGCGGCTGACCGGTGGGGACCGGCAGCGCGCCGAGGACATCGTGCAGGAGACGCTGCTGCGGGCTTGGCGCAACGCGCACCGGCTGGGCGTCCAGGGTCAGGGGTCGTTGCGGCCCTGGCTGGTGACGGTGGCCCGGCGGATCGCCATCGACGAGCACCGCAGCGAGCAGGCCCGGCCGGCGGAGACGTACGACCGGGACCTCACGGCGTTCGCCGAGGCGGACAGCACGGACCGGGTGCTGCGCACGATGACGGTGGCGGATGCGCTGCGTACGCTGAGCCAGTCGCACCGGGAGATCCTGGTGGCGACGTACTTCCGGGGCCGGACGGTGCCGGAGGCGGCCGAGGAGCTGGGCCTTCCGCTCGGCACCGCCAAGTCGCGCGTCTACTACGCGCTGCGTGCGCTGCGCACGGCTCTGCAGGAGAGGGGGGTGACGGAATGAGCCGGGCAGACCACATGGACGTCGCGGCGTACGCGCTGGGCGTCCTGGATCAGGAGGACACCGAACGGTTCGAGGAGCACCTGGCCACCTGCTGGGCGTGCGCGGCGGAGCTGGAGACGATGGTCCCGGTGGTGGGCCTGCTCTCCGGCATCGACGGTGAGTCGATGACCGCCCTGGAGCAGACCCAGACCGACCCGGCCCTGCTGGACCGGACGCTGGTGGCGGTGCGCCAGCACCGTCGGCGCAGCCGGGTGCGGCAGTTGCTGGCCACGGCGGCGGCGGTGGTGGTCTTCGGTGGCCTGAGCGGCGTCGGCTTCGCGACCGTCGCGGGTGGCGGCGACGAGCCGCTCCCGCAGGCCGAGCCGACCCGCTCCGCGCCGGTCGACCCGGCGACCAGCAAGTCCTCCGATCCGGAGGACCCGGGCACTGGCAACGGCGTCGGCCAGGAGGGCGAGCTGCACAACGCCACCGACCCGGGCACGGGGGTGAAGACCTCGATGTGGCTGGCCTCGAAGGAGTACGGCACGAAGATCGACCTTCAGCTCACCAAGCTGCCGGGGCCGCGTACCTGCCGGCTGGTGGTGGTCCGCAAGAACGCCACCACCGAGGTCATCTCGACGTGGTCGGTGCCGGGCGGTGGCTACGGGACGAACACCAACCAGTTGCCGCTGGAGCTGACCGCCTCCACCTCGGCCGGGGTGGACGACATCCAGAAGATCCAGGTGCAGTCGGTGGACGTCAACGGGGTGGCCAGCCCGTTGGTGACGGTGGCCGACCTGTAGTTCCGCCATGATCTCGGCGTCGGGCAGCGACTTCGCCCGGCGCCGATCCGGCGTGTCCGGGGTGCGGACCACCGTCGTGTCCCCCTACGGGCCGACGGCCGGAACGGTTCAACGTCCACCGTGTGAAATGGACCACCGTTACGCCTTCAACCTTGACAGCGACCCACCCGTACTACTCGGTGAACTGCCAAGAATGAGGAGGGCACGTGGCACAGCTGAAGCGAACCGTCATCGTCGCGAGCGCGATGGTCGCACTGACGGCCTGCGCACCCGCGGGTTACGACGGGGCGAACTCGAGCGCGGCCGAGCCGGTCGCCGTCGCCGCGGCCGAACCCACCGCGGCGGCCGAACCGGAGGCCTCCGCCACGGCGGACGCCCCGAGCACCGAACAGGCCGCACCCCCGGCCGACGTCCAGCTCACCGACCAGTTGGTCGGCAAGAAGCTGCCCCGGATGGGCGCGGTGGTCACCGACCAGGACGGTTGGGTCCTCTACCGCTTCGACAAGGACTCCGCCGACCCGCCGTCGTCCAACTGCGTCGACAAGTGCGCCCAGGTCTGGCCGCCCGCGCTGACCGACGGCAACCCGCAGCTGCAGGGCGTCTCCGACGACAAGGTCGGCACCGTCACCCGCCAGGACGGCACCCGGCAGATCACCATCGGCGGCTGGCCGGTCTACCGCTACATCGGCGACAAGAAGCCGGGCCAGTGGAAGGGCCAGGGCGTCGGCGGCACCTGGTTCGTGGTGGACCCGAACGGCAAGCGGAACAAGACCTGCCTGCCCAGCGGCACCCCCAAGCCGGTCGCCCCGCCCGCGTCGGGCGACTCGGGCGGCGGCAGCTCCGGCTACTCGTACTGATCCGCCGCCCGGACCCGGTGGCCGGTCGCAGCCGGGGAGGGCGCGGCCGGCCACCGTCGGAACCTGGACACCGGCGTACCGGCAGCGCCCGGCGTCCCGGCGCGGCGCCGGCCCCCACCCGGGCCGGCGCCGCGACTTACCCGGGCGGCACCCAGGACCCCGGGGCGGAGAGGGCGGCGGCGGGCTCCCGCCAGCGGGCGCGCCGCCGAGGTCCCCCCAACCCGCACCCCACGGCCGGATTCCGGCCGCTCCGCTCCGGCGGACGCACCGTCGACGGGTACGCGTCGGCGGTGTCGTCTGTCACCGGGCCCCGACGTGGCAGAGTGGCGGCGTGCCCCTTCCCGCCGCCACCCGGACGCTGCGCCCACCGGCCGGCTACCGGCTGGCCGCCTCGGTGCGGGCCCTCACCTTCAGCCCGCACGACCCGTGCGCCCGGATCGCCGCCGGGAGCTTCTGGTGGGCCACCCGCACCCCCGCCGGGCCGGCCACCCTCGCGCTGCGGCCGACGGCCGGCGACCTGATCGCCGAGGGGTACGGGCCGGGCGCGGAGTGGGTGGTCGAGCGGGCCGACGCCGTCGCCGGGCTCCGCGACGACCTGACCGGCTTCGCCGAGCTGGCCGCCGCGCACCCGCTCGTCGCCCGGCTCGCCCACGAGCACCGGGGACTGCGGATGCCGGCCACCGGTCAGCTCTTCCCCCGGCTGCTGCGGGCGGTCTTCGAGCAGAAGGTCACCGGCAAGGAGGCCTACCGGGCGTACGCGGCGACCATCCGGCACTTCCGGACGCCGGCACCCGGTCCGTTGCAGCCGCTGCTGCTGCCGCCCGAGGCGGCGGCGGTGGCGGCCACGCCGTACTGGGTGTTCCACCCGTTCGGGGTGGAGCAGCGGCGGGCCGACACGCTGCGCCGGGTCGCCGCCGTCGCGGACCGGCTGGAACGCTGCGTGGACACCGTCGAGGCCACCCGCCGGCTGACCGCCGTGCCGGGCATCGGCCCGTGGACCGCCGCCGAGGTGGTGCGGATCGCGTACGGCGACCCGGACGCGGTCAGCGTCGGCGACTACCACGTCCCCAACACGGTGGCCTGGGCCCTCGCGGGTGAGCCGCGCGGCGACGACGCCCGGATGCTGGCCCTGCTGGAGCCGTTCCGGGGCCACCGCGGCCGGGTCTGCCTGCTGCTGGCCGCCGCCGGCATCCAGGCCCCGAAGTACGGCCCACGCGCCCCGATCCGCTCCTTCGCCCGTTACTGACCGGCACAGAGGCGGCGCAGGACGCGACCCAGCCACCACGCGTACGCCTGCTGGAAGGCGCGGCCGACCGGGCCGGCGGCGCGCATGAACCAGCGGTCCGGGCGGCTGAAGGCGCGTACCTCGAACCAGACCGCGCCGGAGTCGTCGCGGGTGACCACGAAGGCCTCCTCGCCGCGCGCCGGGTGACCGGGCAGCGTGCCGTACCCGAAGCCGGCCTGCCGCGCGTCGTCGGCGGCCCAGACGACCCGGCAGGGGGCGGCGAGCCGCAGCGGTCCGACGCCGAGGCCGGAGACCACCCGGACGCCGGGCGCGGCCCGGGGCGCATCGGCGGTGATCCGGATGCCCGCCGCGCGGTGCAGCCGCCAGCCGAGGACGGCGTCGCCCGCCCGGCCGAAGCTGTCGTCCGGCAGCCGGACCCGGTGCCGCACGTGCCGCCAGCCGGCCGGCAGCGGCCCGGCCCGGGTCGCACCCACCTCCGGGTAGGTCAGTTCCGGCACGGTCCGCACCCCCTCCACGACGACACCGCCAGGGTACGGCCGCAGCCGGCGGCCCGCCCGGTTCCCGGCCGGCGGGGTGTGGTGGGCTGGCGCGGTGACCGATCACCTGCTCATCGCCCCGGCCGGCGTCGCGGACGCGGGCGAACTCCTCACCGTGCAGCGCGCCGCCTACCTCGTCGAGGCGCAGCGGTACGCCGACCCGTTCCTGCCGCCGCTGACCGAGACCCTGGACGAGGTCCGCGCCGCGCTGGCCGGCCCGGCCGTCGTGCTCGTCGCCCGGCTCGGGCACCGGCTGGTCGGCTCGGTGCGCGCCACGGTCGACGGCGACACCGCGCACGTCGGCCGGCTCTCCGTCGCCCCCGACCAGCAGGGTCGCGGGGTCGGGGCCCGGCTGCTCACGGCGATCGAGGCCGCCTGCGCCGACCGGGTGGCCCGGTTCACCCTCTTCACCGGCGCGGAGAGCGCGGACAACCTGCGCCTGTACGAGCGGCACGGGTACGTGCCGACGGGGCACCGGCCGTCGCCGGCCGGCCCGGGCCTGGTCGACCTGGTGAAGACGGTCAGCCCTGCTCGCAGCGGCGCTTGAGCCCCTCGGCCTCCTGCCGCAGATAGCTGCGGAGCAGCCGGCCGCCGAGCAGCCCGAAGAGCCCGGCGAGCGGGCCGGTCTGCACCATCACCAGCTCGGCGCGGACCCGACCGTCGGGCAGCGGGAGCAGCCGGTGCTCGCCCCGGCTGTGCACGCCCGGGCTGTCGGACTCCCAGACGAAGACAAGCGGCGGGTCGATCTCGGTCACCCGCCAGACCGCCGGGCGCAGCCGGGGCTGCTCCATCCGGGCCGACGAGCCGACGGTGAACGGCCCGGGCTCCAGCCGACGGGCGGCGGTGACGGTGGGCGTCCACTCGGGCCAGCGCTCCACGTCGGTCTGCACCGCCCAGACCCGGTCGGCGTCGGCGGTGATCTCGACGGACTCGACGAATCGCATGGCGCTCCCTCCCCCGCGGCTCTGGAGGTCAGGCTACGCCCGGGATCGACCGCCGGTGATCCCGCGCCGGGCCGGGTTCCCGGCTCAGGCGGCCTCACGCAGGTCGGCCAGGCCGATCGGGGCGTGCCGGCGGAGCAGCTCCTCCAGCTCGGCGACTGAGGAGACCTCGCCGATCACATTGGCGCCGCCGCCGAACCGGGACGGATAGCGGCGCACCAGCCGGTAGCGGTAGCGGCCCCGGATCAGCTCCACGCTCACCCGCCACCGTCCGCAGCAGCCGCACATCCACTCCGACACCCGGCGAAACTAGCTCTGAGCTGCGGTTTCACCATCCGGCCGGAGGGGACGAAGGGCACTGGGCGGGGACACGCCGGACCAACGCCGCCGGTGATCTGGCTCACGACTGTCGGTGTCGTCTGATTGACTGGTCGCCGTGGACCTGCCGATCAAGCCCCCGGTCGAGCCGATGCTGGCCAAGAGCATGCCGGAGCTGCCCACCGCCCCCGGGATGACCTACGAGCCCAAGTGGGACGGGTTCCGACTGATCATCTTCCGGGACGGTGACGACGTCGAGCTGGCCAGCCGGGGCGGCAAGACGATGACCCGCTACTTCCCCGAGGTGATCGAGCAGGCCCGCGAGCAGCTGCCGCCGCGCTGCGCGGTGGACGGCGAGCTGATCGTGATCCGCCGGGACGGCCCGGGCGGCCAGCCCCGGCTCGACTTCGAGCTGCTCGCCCAGCGGATCCACCCGGCCGCCTCCCGGGTGAAGATGCTCGCCGAGACCACCCCGGCCGACTTCGTCGCCTTCGACCTGCTCGCCATCGACGACGAGCTGCTGACCGACCAGCCCTATCCGCAGCGCCGGGCCCGGCTGGAGCAGGCGCTGGCCGGGGTCCGCCCGCCGGTGCACGTCACCCAGGTCACCACCGACCCGGAGACGGCACGGCGCTGGTTCGACGTCTTCGAGGGCGCCGGGCTCGACGGCCTGATCGCCAAGCCGGCCGACCTGCCGTACGAGCCGGGCAAGCGGCTCATGTTCAAGGTCAAGCACGCCCGCACCGCCGACGTGGTGGTGGCCGGCTTCCGCTGGCACAAGACCGGCCCGGTGGTCGGCTCGCTGCTGCTCGGCCTCTACGACGACGCCGGCGTGCTGCACCACATCGGGGTCAGCTCGTCGTTCACCGCGGCCCGCCGCAAGGAGCTGCTGACCGAGCTGGAGCCCTACCGGGACGTCGGCGGCGACCACCCGTGGGTGCACGGCGACCACGAGCGGGGCCAGCGGATCCCCGGCGGGGTGAGCCGGTGGACCGGCACCAAGAACCTGGAGTG
This genomic interval from Micromonospora sp. CCTCC AA 2012012 contains the following:
- a CDS encoding spermidine synthase, whose amino-acid sequence is MGRRRGDDRVVEQVDTGQAELVPDPDRPGSWTLLLDGAPQSHVDLTDPTHLEFEYVRRLAAAIDLVAPAGAPLRVLHLGGGALTLPRYVSATRPGSTQRVSELDGALVELVRRALPWRTDPRLRVRVADARATLAASREASYDVVVADVFAGARTPAHLTSAEYVAEVARVLHPGGWYLANVADGPPLRHVRAQVATVRSVLPRACLIGDAAVLRGRRYGNLVLVAGRVEPPVPELTRRAAGDWFPGRVLAGEELDRFASGAPVVRDADATDSTPPPPGIFSVRR
- a CDS encoding sigma-70 family RNA polymerase sigma factor; this translates as MHAVAAGWHGDMVRPEWMSRAQPQPRASRSGRGVDVRPVDRQNDPVTPRPAPGRHQAVSTEGTHSDQLIRLLYAEHAGPLLMFVMRLTGGDRQRAEDIVQETLLRAWRNAHRLGVQGQGSLRPWLVTVARRIAIDEHRSEQARPAETYDRDLTAFAEADSTDRVLRTMTVADALRTLSQSHREILVATYFRGRTVPEAAEELGLPLGTAKSRVYYALRALRTALQERGVTE
- a CDS encoding anti-sigma factor family protein; translation: MSRADHMDVAAYALGVLDQEDTERFEEHLATCWACAAELETMVPVVGLLSGIDGESMTALEQTQTDPALLDRTLVAVRQHRRRSRVRQLLATAAAVVVFGGLSGVGFATVAGGGDEPLPQAEPTRSAPVDPATSKSSDPEDPGTGNGVGQEGELHNATDPGTGVKTSMWLASKEYGTKIDLQLTKLPGPRTCRLVVVRKNATTEVISTWSVPGGGYGTNTNQLPLELTASTSAGVDDIQKIQVQSVDVNGVASPLVTVADL
- a CDS encoding COG4315 family predicted lipoprotein: MAQLKRTVIVASAMVALTACAPAGYDGANSSAAEPVAVAAAEPTAAAEPEASATADAPSTEQAAPPADVQLTDQLVGKKLPRMGAVVTDQDGWVLYRFDKDSADPPSSNCVDKCAQVWPPALTDGNPQLQGVSDDKVGTVTRQDGTRQITIGGWPVYRYIGDKKPGQWKGQGVGGTWFVVDPNGKRNKTCLPSGTPKPVAPPASGDSGGGSSGYSY
- a CDS encoding DNA-3-methyladenine glycosylase family protein — translated: MPLPAATRTLRPPAGYRLAASVRALTFSPHDPCARIAAGSFWWATRTPAGPATLALRPTAGDLIAEGYGPGAEWVVERADAVAGLRDDLTGFAELAAAHPLVARLAHEHRGLRMPATGQLFPRLLRAVFEQKVTGKEAYRAYAATIRHFRTPAPGPLQPLLLPPEAAAVAATPYWVFHPFGVEQRRADTLRRVAAVADRLERCVDTVEATRRLTAVPGIGPWTAAEVVRIAYGDPDAVSVGDYHVPNTVAWALAGEPRGDDARMLALLEPFRGHRGRVCLLLAAAGIQAPKYGPRAPIRSFARY
- a CDS encoding DUF1990 family protein is translated as MEGVRTVPELTYPEVGATRAGPLPAGWRHVRHRVRLPDDSFGRAGDAVLGWRLHRAAGIRITADAPRAAPGVRVVSGLGVGPLRLAAPCRVVWAADDARQAGFGYGTLPGHPARGEEAFVVTRDDSGAVWFEVRAFSRPDRWFMRAAGPVGRAFQQAYAWWLGRVLRRLCAGQ
- a CDS encoding GNAT family N-acetyltransferase — translated: MTDHLLIAPAGVADAGELLTVQRAAYLVEAQRYADPFLPPLTETLDEVRAALAGPAVVLVARLGHRLVGSVRATVDGDTAHVGRLSVAPDQQGRGVGARLLTAIEAACADRVARFTLFTGAESADNLRLYERHGYVPTGHRPSPAGPGLVDLVKTVSPARSGA
- a CDS encoding SRPBCC family protein translates to MRFVESVEITADADRVWAVQTDVERWPEWTPTVTAARRLEPGPFTVGSSARMEQPRLRPAVWRVTEIDPPLVFVWESDSPGVHSRGEHRLLPLPDGRVRAELVMVQTGPLAGLFGLLGGRLLRSYLRQEAEGLKRRCEQG
- a CDS encoding ATP-dependent DNA ligase — encoded protein: MDLPIKPPVEPMLAKSMPELPTAPGMTYEPKWDGFRLIIFRDGDDVELASRGGKTMTRYFPEVIEQAREQLPPRCAVDGELIVIRRDGPGGQPRLDFELLAQRIHPAASRVKMLAETTPADFVAFDLLAIDDELLTDQPYPQRRARLEQALAGVRPPVHVTQVTTDPETARRWFDVFEGAGLDGLIAKPADLPYEPGKRLMFKVKHARTADVVVAGFRWHKTGPVVGSLLLGLYDDAGVLHHIGVSSSFTAARRKELLTELEPYRDVGGDHPWVHGDHERGQRIPGGVSRWTGTKNLEWEPLRPELVAEVGYDAMEGERLRHTARFVRWRPDREARSCRYDQLDRPIRYDVDQVLRGDPAATVGGAAGRA